A stretch of the Methanobrevibacter sp. genome encodes the following:
- a CDS encoding MBG domain-containing protein, producing the protein MKYKKLMLVTLLLLAILTIGAVSAAEDTNGTLTSDNSEELSQDLDDEIVSVEQTDIQTKEIDDNKLNKAPIIDNSTDDSVTDVNGTLILTDIDTGDVVRKNITLTAKANMTDPYAFELNDTVNETVKQLLNIAKIESGGREITITNQYLDVPDSFSRYDNREYTWMEPDGTVSEKYLLVGGYYGTWWRTNITVEAQYASSDRIISFNATGGEGIMANTSVANNTNYTLPECGFTKEYRIFYGWNVGDAIKQPGENITVTDNIVIKTVWKLDEELGNGNGKIRDYALDLSETSIYCILILTDTGSGEVIVKNITVGPAKSSMTNATAKEGANLHDVAINQLLTIAQIQAGSKEITVKNQTVSNFTADSRYDHRTYDWHESLYEGSDYLIQYSMNDGFTYIGGDYGTKWIGSVILEAEYSSNVVNVANVKVVLSKNTFTYNAKVQKPTVTVINGLILKEGVDYTLQWSADSPKKAGTYTVTVTGIGAYTGTAKVTFKINKAANPLKVKAKTVKVKFSKLKKKAQKLKVTKVVKFTKKGQGTLTYKKVKGNKKITINKKTGKVTIKKGLKKGTYKVKVKIKANGNANYKASAFKTITFKIKIK; encoded by the coding sequence ATGAAATACAAAAAGCTAATGTTAGTGACTTTACTGTTACTGGCTATTTTAACAATAGGTGCTGTCAGTGCTGCTGAAGATACCAATGGCACACTGACATCAGACAATAGTGAAGAGTTATCTCAAGACTTGGACGATGAGATAGTTTCTGTTGAGCAAACGGATATCCAGACTAAGGAAATCGATGATAATAAGTTAAACAAAGCACCGATAATTGACAATTCCACTGATGACAGTGTGACAGATGTAAATGGTACACTAATATTGACTGATATTGACACCGGAGATGTAGTTAGAAAAAACATTACTCTTACAGCAAAAGCTAATATGACCGATCCTTATGCTTTTGAGTTAAATGACACTGTTAATGAAACTGTAAAACAGCTTTTGAATATTGCTAAAATTGAATCAGGTGGAAGAGAAATCACCATCACAAATCAATATCTGGATGTTCCAGATAGTTTCAGCCGTTATGATAATAGGGAATATACTTGGATGGAACCTGATGGTACTGTATCTGAAAAGTATCTTTTAGTTGGTGGATACTATGGCACATGGTGGCGTACTAATATAACAGTTGAAGCGCAATATGCAAGCAGCGACCGCATCATAAGTTTCAATGCAACCGGCGGTGAAGGCATAATGGCTAATACAAGTGTTGCAAACAATACTAACTACACACTACCGGAATGCGGATTTACAAAAGAGTATCGTATTTTCTACGGATGGAATGTAGGGGATGCAATAAAGCAGCCTGGTGAAAACATCACAGTAACAGATAATATTGTTATCAAAACTGTTTGGAAATTAGATGAAGAATTGGGAAATGGAAATGGTAAAATTCGTGATTATGCATTGGACTTAAGCGAAACATCCATATATTGTATCTTAATATTAACCGATACAGGTTCCGGTGAGGTAATTGTAAAAAACATTACTGTTGGTCCAGCAAAATCCAGTATGACAAATGCTACTGCTAAAGAAGGTGCAAATTTGCATGATGTTGCAATCAATCAACTTTTAACTATTGCTCAAATACAGGCCGGCAGCAAAGAAATCACAGTCAAAAATCAAACAGTTTCAAACTTCACAGCTGATTCAAGATATGACCATAGGACATATGATTGGCATGAATCTCTTTATGAGGGCTCTGATTACCTCATTCAGTATTCCATGAATGATGGATTTACATATATTGGTGGTGACTATGGTACAAAATGGATTGGTTCTGTTATACTTGAAGCTGAATACTCAAGTAATGTAGTAAACGTAGCTAACGTTAAAGTAGTATTATCCAAAAACACTTTCACATATAATGCTAAAGTTCAAAAACCAACAGTTACTGTAATCAACGGTTTAATCCTTAAAGAAGGTGTTGACTATACTCTTCAATGGTCTGCTGATTCCCCTAAAAAAGCAGGAACATATACGGTTACTGTTACCGGAATCGGTGCTTACACTGGAACTGCAAAAGTAACCTTTAAGATTAATAAAGCTGCAAATCCTTTGAAAGTTAAAGCTAAAACTGTTAAAGTCAAATTTTCAAAACTTAAAAAGAAAGCCCAGAAACTTAAGGTTACAAAAGTAGTCAAGTTCACTAAAAAAGGCCAAGGAACATTAACCTACAAAAAAGTTAAAGGAAACAAGAAAATCACCATCAACAAAAAAACTGGTAAAGTCACAATCAAAAAAGGTCTTAAAAAAGGAACTTACAAAGTGAAAGTAAAAATCAAAGCAAATGGTAATGCTAATTATAAAGCATCTGCTTTTAAAACTATTACTTTTAAAATTAAAATTAAATAA